Proteins from one Haloarchaeobius litoreus genomic window:
- a CDS encoding cytochrome b: MSLQKKDEYDHTGWMKTKDLTPVEKTYLMTLIWLDKRLRVVDYLELLEDLYYKVNLQMPKSHTEQYNLDNKFWYWYPLYALGSFSTIAYVVAAISGALLGFYYSPSTAGDPSAAYNQIVFIMQDLNFGFMLRSLHRWSAQVMVAAVFLHMLRVYFTGAYKEPRELNWILGIILISLTMVFGYTGYLLPWDQLAFWAGQIGVEMSLSIPLAGEWVAQLIFGGFTLTQSTLQRMYILHVFVLPFVVTTLIALHIGIVWMQGIAEPH; this comes from the coding sequence ATGAGCCTGCAAAAGAAAGACGAGTACGACCACACGGGGTGGATGAAGACGAAGGATCTCACCCCCGTGGAGAAGACGTACCTGATGACCCTCATCTGGCTCGACAAGCGGCTCCGCGTCGTCGACTACCTGGAGCTGCTGGAGGACCTGTACTACAAGGTCAACCTCCAGATGCCCAAGAGCCACACCGAGCAGTACAACCTCGACAACAAGTTCTGGTACTGGTACCCCCTGTACGCGTTGGGGTCGTTCTCCACGATAGCGTACGTGGTGGCGGCCATCTCCGGCGCGCTGCTCGGGTTCTACTACTCCCCGTCGACCGCGGGGGACCCGTCGGCGGCGTACAACCAGATCGTGTTCATCATGCAGGACCTGAACTTCGGGTTCATGCTCCGGTCGCTCCATCGCTGGTCCGCACAGGTGATGGTCGCGGCCGTCTTCCTGCACATGCTCCGTGTGTACTTCACGGGGGCGTACAAGGAGCCCCGCGAGCTGAACTGGATCCTCGGCATCATCCTCATCTCGCTGACGATGGTGTTCGGGTACACGGGCTACCTGCTCCCGTGGGACCAGCTCGCGTTCTGGGCGGGCCAGATCGGCGTCGAGATGTCGCTCTCGATCCCGCTCGCCGGCGAGTGGGTCGCACAGCTCATCTTCGGCGGCTTCACCCTGACGCAGTCGACGCTGCAACGGATGTACATCCTGCACGTGTTCGTCCTGCCGTTCGTGGTGACGACGCTGATCGCACTGCACATCGGCATCGTCTGGATGCAGGGTATCGCGGAACCGCACTGA
- a CDS encoding ubiquinol-cytochrome c reductase iron-sulfur subunit, with protein MPVDEDKYPVESDRRRFVKGVVGGASLAGIATAGAAAVNSTTASSGGGGGSVTFRAIENTDGPAPRGMPQIPIELEPVEGEDDFYIKGRWPSVEEVEQQGQTFLVAEEEIAGETYSSEWFQYCGVQTYPGVYPDAQEENSDLTNYFKYNANSKFAWQNEEVSGGQRMKLSHFSDYETWGNGIGTAGIGKPATGSWRSEGLEPSETMAIEVIRSTRIEEAAQDNEWLAETTDRGVMAHLNKCTHFCCVPAFKGQAGAANFGAADRVYCQCHQSVYDPFNIISTNFVALPRPARD; from the coding sequence ATGCCAGTAGACGAAGACAAGTATCCGGTCGAATCGGACCGGCGTCGCTTCGTGAAGGGCGTCGTCGGTGGCGCATCGCTCGCCGGCATCGCCACAGCGGGCGCAGCGGCCGTCAACAGCACGACAGCGTCCAGTGGCGGTGGCGGTGGTTCGGTGACGTTCCGTGCCATCGAGAACACCGACGGGCCCGCACCGCGCGGGATGCCCCAGATCCCCATCGAGCTCGAACCCGTCGAGGGCGAGGACGACTTCTACATCAAGGGTCGCTGGCCCAGCGTCGAGGAGGTCGAACAGCAGGGGCAGACGTTCCTGGTGGCCGAGGAAGAAATCGCGGGTGAGACGTACTCCTCGGAGTGGTTCCAGTACTGTGGGGTCCAGACCTACCCGGGAGTCTACCCCGACGCACAGGAAGAGAACTCCGATCTGACCAACTACTTCAAGTACAACGCGAACTCGAAGTTCGCCTGGCAGAACGAGGAGGTCAGCGGGGGTCAGCGGATGAAGCTGAGCCACTTCTCGGACTACGAGACGTGGGGCAACGGCATCGGGACCGCCGGTATCGGCAAGCCCGCCACCGGTAGCTGGCGCTCCGAGGGGCTCGAACCCTCCGAGACGATGGCCATCGAGGTCATCCGTTCGACCCGCATCGAGGAGGCAGCCCAGGACAACGAGTGGCTGGCCGAGACGACCGACCGCGGCGTCATGGCCCACCTGAACAAGTGTACGCACTTCTGCTGCGTGCCGGCGTTCAAGGGCCAGGCCGGTGCCGCGAACTTCGGTGCCGCAGACCGCGTCTACTGCCAGTGTCACCAGTCGGTGTACGACCCGTTCAACATCATCAGCACGAACTTCGTGGCCCTGCCGCGGCCGGCGAGGGACTAA
- a CDS encoding DUF7318 family protein has protein sequence MSTKGSNYGDIHRYEPARESTAAAVAIVLLTVIEVVFIGLFTYGLVNGWGLSGEGNMYLGFLLAIVFIDLAFILLLYRKEFLPDVMIVKKRRRKWEDLYVREEDVDGEQLGDASALDTLKRAVYPYYKR, from the coding sequence ATGTCCACGAAAGGAAGCAACTACGGTGACATCCACCGATACGAACCGGCCAGAGAGAGTACCGCCGCAGCGGTCGCCATCGTCCTGCTGACCGTCATCGAGGTCGTCTTCATCGGCCTGTTCACCTACGGCCTCGTCAACGGCTGGGGACTGAGCGGTGAGGGGAACATGTACCTCGGGTTCCTGCTCGCCATCGTCTTCATCGACCTCGCGTTCATCCTCCTGCTCTACCGCAAGGAGTTCCTGCCAGACGTGATGATCGTCAAGAAGCGCCGTCGGAAGTGGGAGGACCTCTACGTCCGCGAGGAGGACGTCGACGGCGAGCAGCTCGGCGACGCCAGCGCGCTCGACACACTCAAACGTGCGGTCTATCCCTACTACAAGAGATAA
- a CDS encoding plastocyanin/azurin family copper-binding protein yields MNRRDFLMAASGVAGGAGAASAAAAAQEETGSSGSFGIQEGNNSSDNGTTNGTTAAPGGGGGGSATVAVGPNGDYVYTPGTEEPLYISPGTTVTFEWESDNHNINPQSVPEGSDWEGHMPTENTGFTYEYTFETLGTYEYQCDPHVGLGMVGTIIVNESGQAPGGEGGGEVDPEHMGVPIQAHWVGIATILAIMSSLMFTFYVLKYGESAHSSSPGRD; encoded by the coding sequence ATGAATAGGCGGGACTTTCTGATGGCTGCCAGCGGCGTTGCCGGCGGCGCTGGAGCCGCGAGTGCGGCCGCCGCTGCCCAGGAGGAGACAGGGTCGTCCGGCTCGTTCGGTATCCAGGAGGGTAACAACTCCTCGGACAACGGCACGACGAACGGCACGACCGCCGCTCCCGGCGGCGGTGGCGGCGGTAGCGCGACCGTCGCGGTCGGCCCGAACGGCGACTACGTGTACACACCTGGTACGGAGGAGCCACTCTACATCAGTCCGGGTACGACGGTGACGTTCGAGTGGGAGTCGGACAACCACAACATCAACCCACAGAGCGTACCGGAGGGCTCGGACTGGGAGGGGCACATGCCCACCGAGAACACGGGCTTCACGTACGAGTACACGTTCGAGACGCTCGGCACGTACGAGTACCAGTGTGACCCCCACGTCGGCCTCGGCATGGTCGGTACCATCATCGTCAACGAGTCCGGACAGGCACCGGGCGGCGAAGGTGGCGGCGAGGTCGACCCCGAACACATGGGCGTGCCGATTCAGGCCCACTGGGTCGGTATCGCGACCATCCTCGCCATCATGAGCTCGCTGATGTTCACGTTCTACGTGCTCAAGTACGGCGAGTCCGCACACAGCAGCAGCCCAGGGAGGGACTGA
- a CDS encoding DUF7319 domain-containing protein produces the protein MTDAGPSRSEGEDERAGQGEPDDAVETAETEYVSDEELRRQVEEKYDFDDFGPSEMAEMSYEEWDAVFDPETWIVGEELLDRVEQDLNAQIASRDVFAIIERVEYEGEAVLLAYSDEGYAMVFPDGSIDGFGTVLRDVKPTVALCSMDEYEPTEPPAEAVLPHPDEIPEGSGQLGNNMLQIVAGTLLVAALGLVAGAFFATGGAGDDLARGIMIVMAMVFAIAGVALFLTVANARLSDRFRAEEYRDRLRAIGLEDGERPSFLPVDPDGDPRNSVGVDDTSDTES, from the coding sequence ATGACCGACGCTGGACCGTCCCGGTCCGAGGGCGAGGACGAACGGGCCGGTCAGGGCGAGCCCGACGACGCCGTAGAGACTGCCGAGACGGAGTACGTCTCGGACGAGGAGCTCCGCCGGCAGGTCGAGGAGAAGTACGACTTCGACGACTTCGGCCCGTCCGAGATGGCGGAGATGAGCTACGAGGAGTGGGACGCCGTCTTCGACCCCGAGACGTGGATCGTCGGCGAGGAGCTGCTCGACCGCGTCGAGCAGGACCTCAACGCCCAGATCGCCAGCCGCGACGTGTTCGCCATCATCGAGCGCGTCGAGTACGAAGGCGAGGCGGTCCTGCTCGCGTACTCCGACGAGGGCTACGCGATGGTGTTCCCCGACGGCTCCATCGACGGCTTCGGCACCGTCCTCCGCGACGTGAAACCGACCGTCGCGCTCTGCTCGATGGACGAGTACGAGCCCACGGAGCCGCCGGCCGAGGCGGTGCTTCCCCACCCCGACGAGATCCCGGAGGGGAGCGGCCAGCTCGGCAACAACATGCTGCAGATCGTCGCGGGGACGCTGCTGGTGGCAGCACTCGGCCTCGTCGCCGGAGCGTTCTTCGCGACCGGCGGCGCGGGCGACGACCTCGCACGGGGCATCATGATCGTGATGGCGATGGTGTTCGCCATCGCGGGCGTCGCGCTGTTCCTGACGGTGGCCAACGCCAGACTCTCCGACCGCTTCCGGGCGGAGGAGTACCGCGACCGCCTGCGGGCCATCGGTCTCGAGGACGGCGAGCGGCCCTCGTTCCTGCCGGTCGACCCCGACGGCGACCCCCGCAACTCCGTGGGTGTCGACGACACGAGTGACACCGAGTCGTAG
- a CDS encoding DUF7321 family protein — MVEDLTVATVALTMVSASFPFYLYGAWIMIDTEIVTWDVLVYHLKFIVVGLTLNTLPVVLWMGPRLINEEQFGGLAALHSFLGLQAYALLLFALTGIYHILQAKRRLNLYDDPDPDIALDEIHENMPAWRFRLRVGVFGYVIFWILAYVVGIMRYVVLYQIF, encoded by the coding sequence ATGGTCGAGGACCTCACCGTCGCCACGGTCGCGCTGACCATGGTCTCCGCGAGCTTCCCCTTCTACCTCTACGGCGCGTGGATCATGATCGACACCGAGATCGTCACGTGGGACGTCCTCGTCTACCACCTGAAGTTCATCGTGGTCGGCCTGACGCTGAACACCCTCCCGGTAGTCCTCTGGATGGGGCCGCGTCTCATCAACGAGGAACAGTTCGGCGGGCTGGCGGCGCTGCACTCCTTCCTCGGCCTCCAGGCGTACGCGCTCCTGCTGTTCGCTCTCACGGGCATCTACCACATCCTGCAGGCCAAGCGGCGGCTGAACCTCTACGACGACCCAGACCCCGACATCGCGCTGGACGAGATCCACGAGAACATGCCCGCGTGGCGGTTCCGCCTCCGCGTCGGCGTCTTCGGCTACGTCATCTTCTGGATACTGGCCTACGTCGTCGGCATCATGCGCTACGTCGTGCTGTACCAGATCTTCTGA